The Winogradskyella schleiferi genome contains the following window.
CATATCATGACTGGAAAGGAGAACAAATGCAATCAGTGCCACTATAGTCAGTTGGATTTTTTTCATTTTATGGTGTTTTAATTTTAATGATGTTCAATATATTAAGAAATTAAGGAATTCTCGGCAATAAAAGAAAAATTAGAAGTTAGTAGACAAAACAGTTGATTGCGCAGACAAAAATCTGCAATAGCTTTTTTTTTAGTCTTCTCCTTTTTTTGGACGATTATATCGAACACTTGTTACTAGACTATAGATCTCTAATATTATCCACAAGATTTTCATCACTCCTTGTTCCATAAGGATCAATAGCAATAAAGTTTGGTTTCTTTTTTACAATAATTTTAAATTCTTGAATCCCTTTTTTAATTACATTCGATTCGTAAAGGTTATGAATTAAACGTGGTCGATTACCTTTTAAAACCATTTAGTTTTGATAGACTGGTAAAAGCCGTCAATAAGGTTTCAGATTTGCAGGTATCTAAAACAGTAATACAAGAAGTTTCAAACAGCGAAACCAATCCTTCTAGCCTATTTGTAAAAGGAGACAAAAAACACCATCAAATTTTCTTAGACCATCTTTTATTTATAGAAGCCGATGGAAATAATACGAAGTTGTTCTTAAAAGAGGAAATGATTGTTAGTCATGAAAAAATATCACACTATGAAGAGGTATTAACTCCGACTAATTTTCTACGCGTGCACAAATCCTTTATCGTTGCCATTGATAAAATAAAATTTATTGAAGGAAATCGTATAGTCATACAGGATCACAAAATCCTACAAGAGCAATGAAAACAGGCTGTTTAACAAATAATAGCATCATGCTTCCCTCCTATATTAAGTATAGTCCATTTTGTGTCGTAACAAACTAATGATACTATGTGCTTGTAGTTGTTGTTGCAGCAATTGATGCCAACAAAACTACTGCTATAGCTAATATAGTCTCATGCATCTCATCTATAGTAGAACTAATAACTAAACTATTTTTAGAATCAGCAATAACGGTTCTTATGTTGGCTTTGCATTTTTTAGCACGATCATTCCCATAATTTTGTTATCAAAAGTATAATATGGAAATTTGTCATTAATATCTCTATTTATGTTGTAATCTTGTGAAGTCAGACTATAGATTACAATTATGACGTTGGATTTACATACCGTATTGACTTGGTTCACCGCTGCATTGTATGCTAGTCCAGAATAGCCTTCTTCGTAAGCAATGAAGTAATTATTTATTAAAGATTCTGGAAGGGTCTTTCGGTCTATTTCGCTTAAGGCATCAATAGATTCTTTAAAACGGCCTGTATTCACGAGAAGCAAACCCATTTTTAGGATGGCTCCATTTACTAGCAGATTCTCGTTAAGAGCCTCTGCTATTTGTATGTTTTTCTCAATATAATGGAGGGCATCGTTGAAACTATAAAACTGATACTCTTCAAAAATGGCATTGGTAATGTCTTACTGCTGTCTAAGATCATTGGTTTTATTGCTTTGCGCTACAAGGTTTTTTATGCGTTCTTCTTTTTGAAGTTCAAATACCTTATGATTGCTCATCTTAGTTTCTAGCACCTTAGTAAGGCTATCTAAATTTTGAGCCCAAATATTATTTTGAAAAAGGAATATTGAAATGATGCCAAAAATGATCTTTAATGTCTGCATTTTGGAACGTTAATTTTAGTGCTTCTATTAATTATGCCTCTAAAATTATAATAAATAATGTATTTGAAGGCTAATTTGAGTGGTTTTTGGTGGTATTGCTTTTAAGGAGTTGAATAAGCGTAAAAAATTAGTACTGCTAACAGGAATTATAATCGGTATCTTCTACATTTCGTACTTATAATTTCATCAATCATTTTCGAAATCTATAAACCTTTGTTAAAAAAAGAATGAACGTTCATTTTTTACATATTTTTGTATCAGAATTTGTAATGCATGGCAAAACTTCAGAAAAGTATAGATAAGCGTAATGCTCTTGTTAAAGCAACTATTGAGTTAGTCAATAACAATGGGTTTCACGCAACTCCTATGAGTAAAATTGCTAAAATGGCAAATGTTTCGCCTGCTACTATTTACTTGTATTTTGAGAATAAACAAGACCTTGTAAATAAAACTTACGTTGAAGTTAAAGCCGAATACACAAAATACGCTTTTGCAACTTATGATGAAACCATGCCGGTTGAAAAAGGATTTAAATTAATCTGGAATCGTATTGCCGACTTCAAACTTAAAGAAAGCGAAAATGCCATGTTTTTAGCACAATGTGATAATACTCCAATGATCGATGAGCAAAGTAGAAATGAAGGCATAAAACATTTACAACCACTACTCGACCTTTGGACTCGTGGTAAAGAAGAAGGCATCATAAAACCGTTATCAGATTATATTTTATATGCTTATGCGATTAACCCCTTATCATTTTTAATGATATCCCAAAAGCGAGGTGCATTTACATTAGATAGAACACATATAAAAGAAGCCTACGAATCAGCTTGGAGCAGCATAAAAGTTTGTCAATAACATGAAGAAAACAGCCATTATATTAGGTGCATCAGGGTTAACAGGTGGTTTACTATTAGACCTACTGATTAACGATGATCGTTACGAAAGTATTAAGTTATTTTCACGTTCAAAGCTTGAAGGTTTACCAAGTAAAGTCACACAGTTTATAGGTGATTTATTAGAGCTAAAACAGTTTAAAAACGATTTTACAGGAGACCAAGTGTTCTGCTGTATTGGTACCACCAAATCTAAAACACCAGATAAAGATTTATATAAGAAAATAGATCATGGGATTCCGGTTTCAGCTGCAAAATTAGCAAAAGCCAATGGTATTGAGACTTTTTTAGTCATTTCAGCTTTAGGTGCAGATGCAAAAAGTAGTGTATTTTACAATAAAACAAAAGGCGAAATGGAGCGCGATGTGTTAAAACAAGACATTAAAAAAACTTTTATCTTACAGCCATCATTAATTGGTGGAGATCGTAAAGAGAGTCGCACGTTAGAAGCTATTGGTAAAGATGTATTTATAGTCATTCAGCCCTTTTTCTTTGGGAAGTTGAAAAAATATAAAAGTACAGATCCTAAAAATATGGCGAAAGCCATGATAAATCTGGCAAACAGCACAAGCTATTCTGAAGTAGTTATTACTTCAGACGATATAAAGAGAATTACAATAAACAACTAAAGAACTATTATGGAATTATTAGATAAATTAAATTGGAGATACGCAACAAAAACCATGAATGGTAATATTGTTCCAGAAGAAAAAGTGGAACGCATTTTAGAAGCTGCTCGTTTAGCTGCTACTTCGAGTGGTTTACAACCTTTTGAAATTATTGTAGTAAAAAATAAAGATCTAAAAGAAAAAATTAGAGAAGTGGGTTGGAATCAATCTGTAATTACAGAAAGTTCTCATCTACTGGTTTTTGCTGCTTGGGATACCTATACCGAAGAACGCATTAATTATATGTTCGATTTAACCAATGAAATTCGTGGTTTTGAAAATGAAGGTTGGGAAAATTACCGTCAGCAATTATTGAACTCGTATCCACAAAAGGATGCGGAAGAAAACTTTAATCACGCATCAAAACAAGCTTATATTGCACTTGGTCATGCTTTAATTGCGGCAGCCTATGAAAGTGTAGATGCCACACCAATGGAAGGGTTTGATGCTGACGCTGTAGATCAGATTTTAGGTTTGCGTGCCAAAGGCTTGCGAAGTACCGTTTTACTGCCTATAGGACATAGAAATGCAGATGAAGATTGGTTGTCTGGTCTTGAAAAGGTTAGAAAACCAATGGAAGATTTGATAACCGTTATCGATTAAAAAAGAAAAAACTATGACAAAGACAATTATATTAAATAATAGACCTGAAGGAAAACCTACACTTTCAAATTTTGAATTTGTAGATACAGATAAAACACTAACTGTTTCAGAAGGAGAAATTCTTTTAGAAGCAGCTTATGTTTCTGTAGATCCATATTTAAGAGGACGCATGAGTGATGCAAAATCTTATGTTCCACCTTTTAAGTTAAACGAGCCTGTACATTCTGGTGTTGTGGCCAAGGTTTTAGAGTCTAAAAACGAAAAGTTTCAAGCCGGAGATTACGTTTCTGGTATGCTGAATTGGTCTACACAACAAGTGTCTAATGGCGAAGGATTAAATAAAGTAGACTCAGAAAAAGCACCTTTAAGTACCTACTTAGGTGTTCTAGGTATGACAGGTTTAACAGCCTATTTAGGTTTAACCGAAATAGGAAAACCTAAAAAAGGCGAAACTATAGTAATTTCTGGAGCTGCAGGAGCTGTTGGTAGTGTTGTTGGACAAATAGCAAAAATATTAGGTTTACGCGTTATTGGTATTGCTGGTACAGATGAAAAAATCGAGATGCTAAAAAATAAATTCGGTTTTGATGAAGGTATCAATTACAATACTACAACGGACATGACATCTGCCATTGCAGAAGCTGCGCCAAATGGTGTAGATGTGTATTTTGATAATGTTGGAGGACCAATTTCAGATGCTGTTTTATTCAGTATTAATCAGTTCGCCAGAATTATAATTTGTGGTGCCATTTCGGTTTATAATGAAACTGAATTACCTAAAAGCATAAGCGTACAACCATTTTTAGTAAAAAACAGTGCATTAATGCAAGGCTTTATAGTAAGCAATTATGCTGAAAAATTCCCTGAAGCCATGCAAAAATTAGCAGGTTGGTTAGCTGAAGACAAATTAACCTATACCGAAACTATCGTTGAAGGTTTTGATAATATTCCTCAAGCTTTTATTGATTTATTTGAAGGTAAAAACAAAGGAAAAATGATAGTAAAAATATAACAAGTAAAACCAAAAAAGAAAATGAACAATTTTGATTTTAAAAACCCAACCAAAATTATTTTTGGAAAGGACACAATAGAAAAAGTAAACCAAGAGATTCCTGCAGATGCTAAAGTATTATTGCTTTATGGTGGAGGAAGTATTAAGAAAAATGGTATTTACGATCAAGTAAAAACCGCTTTGGCCAATATTGATGTGACTGAGTTTGGAGGCATTCCAGCAAATCCAGAGTACGCAACCTTAATGGAGGCATTAAAAGTAATTAAAGATGAAAACATTACATATTTACTAGCAGTTGGTGGTGGATCTGTAATTGACGGAACTAAATTTTTATCTGCAGCTGCAGTTTACGATGGCGACACACCTTGGGATATTTTAACTAAAAATATTAGAACCGAAAAAGGCATGCCTTTTGGAACTGTATTAACCTTACCAGCAACAGGATCTGAGATGAATTCTGGAGCCGTAATTACACGTGAAGAAACTAAAGAAAAACTAGCAATGGGTGGACCTGGTTTATTTCCTGAGTTCTCAATTTTAGATCCGCAAGTAATTACGTCTATTCCACAACGTCAATTAGCAAACGGATTAACCGATGCGTTTACACACGTTTTAGAACAATACATGACGTATCCAATTGGAGCATTATTACAAGATCGTTTTGCAGAAAGTATTTTACAAACGTTAATTGAAGTAGCACCAACAGTTTTAAAAGACCCAACAGACTATAAAGCAGCCTCAAACTTTATGTGGAGTTGTACAATGGCATTAAATGGTTTAATACAAAAAGGTGTACCGACCGATTGGGCTGTACACGCTATTGGTCACGAGTTAACTGCTTTATTTGGTATTGATCACGCACGTACTTTAGCAGTAATTGCACCAAGCCATTACAAATTTAATTTTGAGTCAAAAAAGGAAAAATTAGCACAATATGCTGAACGTGTTTGGAATATAACTGAAGGTGGCACAGATGATAAAGCCTATGCTGCAATTGAAAAAACAGTTGCTTTTTTCCATGAATTAGGTATTGATACGAAGCTATCAGACTACACAGAAGATTACGAAGGAACCGCAGAAAAAATCTCTGAACGTTTTACAAATCGTGGTTGGACAGGATTAGGTGAACACCAAAGTTTATCGCCAGATAAAGTAGAGAAAATAGTGAAAATGGCTTACTAATTTTATAATTATTTAAATGAAAATAATAAAAACGGTAGCCTTAGCGCTAACTATTATTACATCTTCAAGTTGTAAAGATCAAACAAAAGAAACACCTTCTGAGAGCGTTTCAGAAGAAAAAATAGAAACCAAAAAAGAAAAAGAAATGAACGTATTATTTGTATTAACATCTCATGATAAATTGGGAGACACAGGAAAGAAAACAGGATTTTGGGTTGAAGAATTTGCAAATCCTTATTACACATTATTAGACAAAGGTGCTAAAATTACTATTGCAACACCAAATGGTGGTGCTGCACCAATAGATCCAAGTAGTGACTCACCAGATGCTGCAACTGAAGATACTGAGCGTTACAATAAAGATGAAGAAGCTAAAGCATTAATTGCGAATACACATAAACTAGCTGATTTAAATGCAGACGACTTTGATGCCGTATTTTATCCAGGAGGTCACGGACCATTATGGGATTTAGCAAACGATGAAACGTCAATTGCATTAATTGAAAAGTTTAATGCTCAAGAAAAGCCTGTAGCATTTGTATGCCATGCACCTGCGGCATTAAAAGATGTAAAAGGAACAGATGGAGAACCTTTAGTAAAAGGTAAAAAAGTAACAGGATTTACAAACTCTGAAGAAGATGCTGTTGGTTTATCAGACGTTGTTCCATTTTTAGTGGAAGACATGTTAAACGAAAATGGCGGAATCTATTCTAAAAAAGAAGATTGGGCAGCTTACGCTATTCAAGATGGTAATTTAATTACTGGTCAAAATCCAGCTTCTTCTGAATTAGTGGCAGACAAATTATTAGAGAGCTTAAAATAAATATCAAACTATAAAAAAGGTTGTCCATTGCGGTCAACCTTTTTTTTTTTAAATTTCTATAGCATCATAGGGTCACTATAGATTAAAAAATATAAGCCAATTCTTGGTTTAAGTTTTTTCAATAATATGATGAAATGGTAAAATGAAAAAATTGTAATCAACAAAATTTACTTGTACTTCTTATTAGTTTAAATCATTCCACACTCCTCTCCTCGCTTCGTAAAAAAAGTGTTCGATTAATTGAAAAGAGAAAAAAATTGAGAAGTTAGGTATAAAGTATAGTATTATATGCTTTTAACTTAAACAGAGAGGTTAAGATTAGTCCTCTTTTTCAAAAATTAATGCTCCTAGTAACCCATGTTATCAAAAGTATAATATGGAAATTTGTCATTAATATCTCTATTATTGTCGTAATCTTGTGAAGCAAGACTATGAATTAAAATAAAGACTTTGGATTTACTTACCGTATTGACTTGTTTTACCGCTGTAGCTTTTATTTACTTTGGAATTAATTGTTTTTATTCGGAGTTTATAAAGTTAGAATTTGAGCGCTATGGCTTACCAACCTTTAGAAAACTCACTGGCTGGCTTCAATTAGCAGGCGCAGTTGGTTTGTTAATTGGTCTTTATTGGAGTCCGATACTATATGTGTTGGCTGCGATAGGTCTATTTGTTCTAATGCTATTGGGATTTATAGTACGATTAAAGATTAAGGATAATGTTATAAAATCCTCACCATCGTTAGTTTTTGCCATCTTAAACCTTTTTATAGCCCTTAAGGTATTTACCAAATATTTTCTTTAGTCAAAAGGATAATCACCACATTGAATATCACAAATAAGAAAGCAGGAAAGGATTTGAACAAAGGATCTTATATTTTGATATGCATTGCTATGGAACCTAAAAGTAAAATCGCTAATCCTAAACTTCCGACGAGAGTCAGGTTTTGATATTTTATGGAAAGGAGTAATATTATGGCCAAACTTACTTTTAAAAAGCCAATAACGTAACAAAATGTTTTTGATAAGCCGTAAACCTTAAATTCTTCAATGATAGTTTTGGCATCACCTCCACGCCATTTGGTTTCTTTTTTTGGTTGAATGAGCCAAACATTAAGGATACTAAATGCGACTATGACTTTTAAAGCAATTACGATGTAGTCAACTAAATTCATGTTTTTGAGTTTTATTAATGGAAGTTAAAATTAGATTATTCAATATATTATGGCTGATTTCGAAGTACTTACAGAAAAAACGATTTAAAAAAAACCACTGTAATTTACAAATTACAATGGTTTTTCTGCTATTAATCTAAAAATGATCAATACTTATTTTGGCATTACAACCGAATCAATAGCGTGAATTACACCGTTAGATGCTGCAACGTCCGCCATAATTACGGTAGACATTCCACCATTAGCGTCTTTTAACATTACATTTCCATCACTAAGACTCAAGGTAATCTCTCCACCTTGTACAGTTGCTACTGTAAAAGATCCATTATTTTTCTTAATGGCGTCAATAACTGCAGAAGCTTCGTATTTTCCCGATACCACATGATAGGTCAAAATACTTGTTAATTTTCCTTTATTCTCTGGCTTTAGCAATGTTCCTACTGTGCCTTCTGGTAATTTGTTAAAGGCATCATTCGTCGGTGCAAATACTGTAAATGGCCCTTTTCCGCTTAGAGTTTCAACTAAATCCGCTGCTTTTACGGCAGCCACTAAAGTTGAAAAGTTTTCATTACCTACGGCGACTTCCACAATATTAGGGTCAGCCTCTTCCACTATTACCGCTTCTGCTATTTCTTTCGACTGTGTTGTTTCCATCTTTTCTTTTTTATTGGATTCACAAGAAAAAAACACGACTGTACTTAGTGCTAAAATGCTTAATGTTTTAAATGTTTTCATAGTTTTAAATATTTGGTTTGTTAAATTATTTGATAAAGATATAACATAACCATGCATGTTTAACTTATTTAACAAAAGATTAAACAAAAATACTGTTAAATTAATAATTAACCCTAAAACCTTAAGCGTATAGGCGTTATTCAGCTTCTTCTATTAAGCGTGATTTTGGCAGACCCATTTTATATAAATCCGATTTTACAGCTTCCATCATTGGCGGTGGTCCACATAAATATACTGGTTTGGACACTTCCAAATTATGCGATTTTAAATACGCTGAATTAATATAGCCATGGTTATAATCCTTATGGTTTTCATCTGAGAGTGTGACATGCAAGTCCTTATCCAACCACTCTTCGAGATTATTCTTGTAAATGATATCGCGTTCTTCTTTATTGCTAAAAAACAGTTTGTTGCCTTCAAGTTGCCCTTTTCTATTCAAATCCTTAAGAATTGCGATAAAAGGCGTCACTCCTGCTCCACCTGCAATAAAAGATCCGGTTCCTTTATAATTTATAGCTCCCCAAGCATCACCTATAATTAAGGTATCACCAACTTCTAATTTTTCGAGCTGCTCTGTTACACCATTGTGCGAAGGATATACTTTAATTGTGAATTCCAATTCCTTATCTTCAGGTAAACTCGTAAATGTGAACGGCCGTTTTTTATCGCGATAGTTATCTTTATCAATTGCCAATTCAGTAGCTTGACCAGGAGTAAAGCTGTATCCATCGGGTTTATCCGCAACAAGGTGTATGACATTATGATTGACGTGTTCTATCTTTTTTAGTTGTATCTTATATTCCATATCTGAATGCTTTTTATTTGTTCCCTATAAATATCAAGCTAATTAGGTGGTTTTATTAACCCTATTCATTCAAATACTAGTCGTTATGACGATGATGCGATTAAAACTTGAATTGCAGACAGAAATTTAATCTTGATTTGAAACGCTGTAAATAACTGGCATCTGCCCTTTCCATTGCGACCATAAGTCGGCATCATTAATTAAACTGGCCATAAAGTGTGCCACATTGATACGACTAACTTTTCCAGCATTAAAGATCGCGCTTCGAATTGGCGACACATGGATTTCGTAGTCGGATACGTCTTCCTCATTAATTAAACCATCTGGTCTAACAGCAACCCATTCTATAGACTTATCATTTTGTCCGATTTGAGTGCGTAAATAATCGGCGGCTTTTTCATTATCTACATGAGGAGGCAACAACAACCGAAGCAGTCCGATAACGCATTTTTGAGCAAAGGAAATCGGTTCGCTTAAATCACGATTACGATTACCTGTCGTATTCATTAAAACAAACTTTATAGGCGCTTGCGGATGGTTTGATTTTATGGCTTCACATAAACGTCGTGTGGCATCAGTTACTAACCGTCTTGGTTTTCCGTAAACACCTTTCCAGGTTAAATTATGACCAAGACAAGAGGCGACCGCATTGCAATCCTGAACTATTTCGGCCATTTCAGCATCACTTAAATCTAAAACACTTGCTGAAATAATTTCAAGATTACTATTGGTTTTCCATGATTCTGGCAATTTTTTTGGTGTTCTTACAATTACTTTTACTTTGTAATTTTCAATTAGTAATTGCTCTACTAATTTACTTCCTGTGGCACCACTTGCGCCTACTACTAAAACTGTCATATGATTTTTGGTTGATTGATTGATATGTATAAAAGACGAGGTATTACTGAAATTGTTTCAATTTTTAACTTAATTAAAAGTTGAAATTATTTTTTATGTTTTATAGCCCCTTTGCTTTACGCAAAATTTTAACAACGCGACTATGTGTAATCTGCAATAAATTCCATTGATAACCTTCAAAATCGGTGGTGTTCATAAACTGAACGACAACAGCATCAATATCTTTATGGTATTCGGCCATACTTTGGTAACCGGGAACCAATCCGCCATGATTAAACTCATAAATAGATTTGTAGATTTCCATTTCGTTTTCATTGAGCAGTGAACCATCGTTTAATGCCCTTAAAAAAAGGCCCACATCTTCTGCGGTAGCGATCATGCCTTGTTCCTCGGACTTGAAATCGTCTTCAATACCGACATAATAACCACTCATAACATCTTCTAAATTGACTTCACTAAGCGACCCGAACGTGTGCTTCAGTCCAAGAGGGATTAAAATTTCCTCTTTGAAATATTGCTGACGGCTATAACCAACCACCTTCTCAATGATTCTTGAAAGCAACAAATAATTGGTATTTGAATATCCATAATCATCGTCTGGTTCAAAGTCCGCTGGTAAGTCAAGAACATATTGAAGCACATCTATATCTGTGTTGGGTTGATTTTTCCAAAAATCTGCACTGTCTGTGAAATTAGGAATGCCACTGCGGTGTTGCACCATCATTCTCAAGGTAATGTTATCTGCATTTTCAATTCTTCCTACGAGTTCGGGAAAATAATCAGCGAGCGTTTGATCTAAAGATAAACGTTGCTCATGTGCTAATTTTGTAATCGCAACTGCGACATATAGCTTGCTTATACTTGCGATTTTGAATAAAGCGTTTGGTTTAGCAGGTATTTTTTCTTCTCGATTATGATAACCAGCCGTGTAGAATGCTGGTGGCTTACCGGCTTCATCTACATATACGATGACACCATCAAATCCATAACTCAACGTCTGGTCCACTTGTTCCTGAACCGTATCTGGTAAGGGAAGTATCCAAGCTTTTACTAAGATCCATGGGACGAACCATAAAGATATCAACGTACCAACAAGTAAGACGATTCTAAAGATTTGTTTTCCTTTTGAGGGCTTTTTTTTCGTGCTTACCATGATTACTAGCGTTTTGTTATTCTAATTTTACAGTACAAATATCATAAAAGATTGATAATGTGGAAAAAATGAACTTCTGAATTGTAAAATGATGCGGATGAATTGAAAAAATAAGGTGTTCAATACGTCAACTATTTTAGACGCCATAGTTCAGTTTACAAATCGTAAAATCAAAGATTGAGTCATCACAAGATTATGGGATGACACTATTTATTCTTTCCGCGATTTTTCTTTCTCCATAGAAAGTAGAAGGCAATAATAAGAATGGGTAAAATGATAAACACAATGACCTCAAACGGATCTGAAAAATCTATGGGCTTCGATTCCCCTGGATTAGGCGTGCCTTTTGGTGTTTGTGTAAGCAATAATCTGTAAATACTAAGCATACTTTATAATTAACGGACTAAATATTGAGTTTATGGTAAGATAAGTAATTTTAACTATATAATTATGAGTTGAAGAAGGTAAATCGAAGCGGAATTCTAGTTGGTAAATTAAAATCTAGTGATTTAAGCTTCAGGCTTAAAAGCTAAACGCCATGTATTTTAATTCAATTCATTCATAATCTCCGCGAATAATCTATAGGAACGTATTCTATCGTTTATATCATAAATATGTGTTACCGCTATGAGTTCATCAGCTTTAGTTTGTTCCAAAAAGGCCTTAACCTGCTCTTTAACAGAGGCTTTGCTCCCTATAAATGAGTATTTTAGCATCTGCTGCACCTGTGGATGTTGCATAATTTCCTTGAGGTCGGCTGTCATTGCTGTTGGTGGTTGCACATAATCACGTTTCCCAGTGAATATACCCACAATCATACGAATCAAGGATGTAGATAAACGTTGGGCTTCTTCGTCAGTTTCTGCTACAATAATATTAACACCTGCCATTACATAAGGCTTCTGTAATTCTTTTGAAGGTTGAAATTCTTCTCTATAAATTTTTATAGCTTCAAATAAATGGGTGGTTGCAAAATGACTGGCAAAAGCATAAGGCAATCCTTTTTTTGCTGCCAAATGTGCACTATCGGTACTCGATCCTAAAATATAAATAGGAACTTCAACGCCTTCGGCCACTGTGGCTCTTACTTTAGCATTGGCATTTTCTGCGGAAAAATAAGTTTCTAATTTTTCTAATTCAGTGGGAAATGAATGTGCGGCCTGCATAAAATCTGACCTTATGGCGTGAGCCGTCTCTCTGTCAGTTCCTGGTGCTCGTCCTAATCCTAAATCTATACGACCAAGATATAAGGAGCCGAGGGTTCCAAATTGCTCGGCAATAATCAATGGTGAATGGTTGGGAAGCATAATGCCACCAGACCCGACGCGAATGGTTTGAGTGCCTTGAGCAATATAAGCCATGAGCACAGCAGTCGCGCTACTGGCTATGTTTGTTGCATTATGATGTTCGGCAAGCCAATAACGCGTGTAGCCAAAAGCCTCAGCATTTTGTGCTAACTGCAGTGCGCCGTCATAAGTTTGTTTTAATGAATGATCTTGAGATACTAAGGCAAGGTCTAAAATG
Protein-coding sequences here:
- a CDS encoding LytR/AlgR family response regulator transcription factor is translated as MVDYLLKPFSFDRLVKAVNKVSDLQVSKTVIQEVSNSETNPSSLFVKGDKKHHQIFLDHLLFIEADGNNTKLFLKEEMIVSHEKISHYEEVLTPTNFLRVHKSFIVAIDKIKFIEGNRIVIQDHKILQEQ
- a CDS encoding TetR/AcrR family transcriptional regulator codes for the protein MAKLQKSIDKRNALVKATIELVNNNGFHATPMSKIAKMANVSPATIYLYFENKQDLVNKTYVEVKAEYTKYAFATYDETMPVEKGFKLIWNRIADFKLKESENAMFLAQCDNTPMIDEQSRNEGIKHLQPLLDLWTRGKEEGIIKPLSDYILYAYAINPLSFLMISQKRGAFTLDRTHIKEAYESAWSSIKVCQ
- a CDS encoding NAD(P)H-binding protein is translated as MKKTAIILGASGLTGGLLLDLLINDDRYESIKLFSRSKLEGLPSKVTQFIGDLLELKQFKNDFTGDQVFCCIGTTKSKTPDKDLYKKIDHGIPVSAAKLAKANGIETFLVISALGADAKSSVFYNKTKGEMERDVLKQDIKKTFILQPSLIGGDRKESRTLEAIGKDVFIVIQPFFFGKLKKYKSTDPKNMAKAMINLANSTSYSEVVITSDDIKRITINN
- a CDS encoding NAD(P)H-dependent oxidoreductase, whose product is MELLDKLNWRYATKTMNGNIVPEEKVERILEAARLAATSSGLQPFEIIVVKNKDLKEKIREVGWNQSVITESSHLLVFAAWDTYTEERINYMFDLTNEIRGFENEGWENYRQQLLNSYPQKDAEENFNHASKQAYIALGHALIAAAYESVDATPMEGFDADAVDQILGLRAKGLRSTVLLPIGHRNADEDWLSGLEKVRKPMEDLITVID
- a CDS encoding NADP-dependent oxidoreductase, which gives rise to MTKTIILNNRPEGKPTLSNFEFVDTDKTLTVSEGEILLEAAYVSVDPYLRGRMSDAKSYVPPFKLNEPVHSGVVAKVLESKNEKFQAGDYVSGMLNWSTQQVSNGEGLNKVDSEKAPLSTYLGVLGMTGLTAYLGLTEIGKPKKGETIVISGAAGAVGSVVGQIAKILGLRVIGIAGTDEKIEMLKNKFGFDEGINYNTTTDMTSAIAEAAPNGVDVYFDNVGGPISDAVLFSINQFARIIICGAISVYNETELPKSISVQPFLVKNSALMQGFIVSNYAEKFPEAMQKLAGWLAEDKLTYTETIVEGFDNIPQAFIDLFEGKNKGKMIVKI
- a CDS encoding iron-containing alcohol dehydrogenase; protein product: MNNFDFKNPTKIIFGKDTIEKVNQEIPADAKVLLLYGGGSIKKNGIYDQVKTALANIDVTEFGGIPANPEYATLMEALKVIKDENITYLLAVGGGSVIDGTKFLSAAAVYDGDTPWDILTKNIRTEKGMPFGTVLTLPATGSEMNSGAVITREETKEKLAMGGPGLFPEFSILDPQVITSIPQRQLANGLTDAFTHVLEQYMTYPIGALLQDRFAESILQTLIEVAPTVLKDPTDYKAASNFMWSCTMALNGLIQKGVPTDWAVHAIGHELTALFGIDHARTLAVIAPSHYKFNFESKKEKLAQYAERVWNITEGGTDDKAYAAIEKTVAFFHELGIDTKLSDYTEDYEGTAEKISERFTNRGWTGLGEHQSLSPDKVEKIVKMAY
- a CDS encoding type 1 glutamine amidotransferase domain-containing protein, encoding MKIIKTVALALTIITSSSCKDQTKETPSESVSEEKIETKKEKEMNVLFVLTSHDKLGDTGKKTGFWVEEFANPYYTLLDKGAKITIATPNGGAAPIDPSSDSPDAATEDTERYNKDEEAKALIANTHKLADLNADDFDAVFYPGGHGPLWDLANDETSIALIEKFNAQEKPVAFVCHAPAALKDVKGTDGEPLVKGKKVTGFTNSEEDAVGLSDVVPFLVEDMLNENGGIYSKKEDWAAYAIQDGNLITGQNPASSELVADKLLESLK
- a CDS encoding DoxX family protein codes for the protein MDLLTVLTCFTAVAFIYFGINCFYSEFIKLEFERYGLPTFRKLTGWLQLAGAVGLLIGLYWSPILYVLAAIGLFVLMLLGFIVRLKIKDNVIKSSPSLVFAILNLFIALKVFTKYFL
- a CDS encoding fasciclin domain-containing protein, with the protein product METTQSKEIAEAVIVEEADPNIVEVAVGNENFSTLVAAVKAADLVETLSGKGPFTVFAPTNDAFNKLPEGTVGTLLKPENKGKLTSILTYHVVSGKYEASAVIDAIKKNNGSFTVATVQGGEITLSLSDGNVMLKDANGGMSTVIMADVAASNGVIHAIDSVVMPK
- a CDS encoding FAD-binding oxidoreductase — encoded protein: MEYKIQLKKIEHVNHNVIHLVADKPDGYSFTPGQATELAIDKDNYRDKKRPFTFTSLPEDKELEFTIKVYPSHNGVTEQLEKLEVGDTLIIGDAWGAINYKGTGSFIAGGAGVTPFIAILKDLNRKGQLEGNKLFFSNKEERDIIYKNNLEEWLDKDLHVTLSDENHKDYNHGYINSAYLKSHNLEVSKPVYLCGPPPMMEAVKSDLYKMGLPKSRLIEEAE